Genomic window (Desulfovibrio sp. X2):
AATATTCGCGGTAGCGCCGGTTCCAGTTCTGGCCGGTATATCCGGTGAAGTCAGACCGGTCCTTCAGGACCTCGAGGACGGTCTGGCCCTCTTCGCGGGTGCACACGGAGCGCAGGCCCACCGACTCGGCATTGGCCACGGGAACCATGAGCGTGACGTTGTTCGCCAATATGCGGACAATGTAGAACTCGGTCTTGGCGCCCCGGATCTCCTGCGTCTCGACCCGCTCCACCTTTCCGACGCCTTGCGCCGGATAGACGACCAGTTCATTGATTTCGAACAACGAATTTCCTCCACATCCCAAGAACAGACCAAGGATGTTGATACGCTAAACGCTTCGACAAGTCCAATGCGCCGCGCTAAGCATCCGGTCCGTTCTCCGGTTCCGTCCCTTTCGGGGTGGCTTCGAAGACGTGCAGGAACTGCTGAGCCGCCGCGAGCCCCTTGCCCCCCGGGGCGAAGAAGAGGGGCAGGGAGTCGCGTGCCGCCTGCATGATCTCGGGCAGCGCCTGCTCCTCCTGCGCGGAAAAGGGCGAGAGCACCCAGTCGGTCACGGCGGTGTGCTCGGGGGGACGGCCGATGCCGACGCGAAGACGCGCGAAGCGGTCGGTGCCGAGCTCGGCCACCATGGACTTCAGCCCGTTGTGTCCGGCCGTGCCGCCGCCCAGCTTGGCCTTCAGGCGGCCGAACGGCAGATCCATCTCGTCGTGCGCCACCAGGACCTGCTCCGGCTTGATGCCGTTCTCCATGCAGATGCGCACGGCGGCCTTGCCGGAGAGGTTCATGTAGGTCATGGGCTTGGCCAGCAGGAAGTCGCCTTTGACCCGCGGCAGGGAGACGCTCCAAAGC
Coding sequences:
- the pth gene encoding aminoacyl-tRNA hydrolase encodes the protein MDYKGLIVGLGNPGPQYAFTRHNAGFMVIDAVLAEIDAKPYRRRIKLPSPSDFELWSVSLPRVKGDFLLAKPMTYMNLSGKAAVRICMENGIKPEQVLVAHDEMDLPFGRLKAKLGGGTAGHNGLKSMVAELGTDRFARLRVGIGRPPEHTAVTDWVLSPFSAQEEQALPEIMQAARDSLPLFFAPGGKGLAAAQQFLHVFEATPKGTEPENGPDA
- a CDS encoding CarD family transcriptional regulator, encoding MFEINELVVYPAQGVGKVERVETQEIRGAKTEFYIVRILANNVTLMVPVANAESVGLRSVCTREEGQTVLEVLKDRSDFTGYTGQNWNRRYREYSEKLKSGNLRDVAYVLKELLLIGRDKELSFGERRLLEQAMSLITLELSFALERDQEEIRESIQEMFADVLNEDGKM